The genomic DNA AAGAAGAAGAAGAAGGCCGCATCCAAGAAGGCGGGCGCGAAGAAGAGCGCGACGAAGAAGACCGGCGCGAAGAAGAGCACGACGAAGAAGCGCTCCGTCACCGCCAGCGCCACGGGGCAGCGGAAGAAGGCGACGCGGAAGAAGACGAAGAAGACCGCGGCGAAGGGAGTGCCCCGATGAAGCTCGTCATCCTCTCCCGCGCCCGGCACTCGTACAGCACCCGGCGTCTGCGCGAGGCCGCGCTCAGCCGTGGCCATCAGGTGCGCGTGCTGGACACCCTCCGCTTCTCGATGGCGGTCGAGGAGGGGCACCCGCAGCTCTTCTACCGAGACCGCCCGCTCAGCCGCTACGACGCGGTGATCCCCCGCGTCGGCGCCTCGGTCACCTTCTACGGGACCGCGGTGGTGCGGCAGTTCGAGCAGATGGGCGTCTTCACCCTGTCGAGCTCCCACGCGATCAGCGTCTCGCGCGACAAGCTCCGCTCCCTCCAGGTCCTGAGTCGCCACAACATCGGCATCCCGCCGACCGTCTTCGTGCGCGACCGGCAATCGGTGATCCCCGCCATCGAGCGGCTCGGCGGCGCGCCGGTGATCGTCAAGGTGCTCGAGGGGACCCAGGGCGTGGGCGTGATCCTCGCCGACACGATGAAGGTGGCCCAGGCGATCATCGAGACCCTCCACGGCGCCAAGCAGAACGTGCTCATCCAGAAGTTCGTCCGGGAGAGCCGCGGTCGCGACATCCGGGCCTTCGTGGTGGGCGGTCACGTCATCGCCGCGATGCGGCGCGTGGCGCAGGGCGACGAGTTCCGGAGCAACGTGCACCGCGGCGGGCGCACCGAGGCGGTCCAGCTCGATCCCGAGTACGAGCGCACGGCCATTCACGCGGCGCAGATCATGGGGCTGCGCGTGGCGGGCGTGGACATGCTCGAGTCGGACGAGGGCCCGCAGGTGATGGAGGTCAACTCGTCGCCGGGGCTCGAGGGCATCGAGAAGGCCACCCAGGTCGACGTGGCCGGACGCATCGTCGAGCACATCGAGGACCAGTTCCTCCTGCCCGAGATCGACATCAAGCAGCGCCTCACCCTCGACAAGGGCTACGGCGTGGCGGAGTTCGATCTGCACGCCTCGAGCGAGCTGGCCGGCAAGAGCCTGCGCGAGCTCGCGCTCGGGGATCGGGACGTCACCGTGCTCAGCGTGCAGCGCGGGAGCGTGGTGATCCCCAACCCCCGCGGCGACCAGAAGCTCCTGCGCGGCGACCACGTCGTCTGCTACGGCAAGCTGCTCGCGCTCAAGCAGCTGATCCCGCGCGACGCCAAGGGGCGCCGGGCGGGGAAGAAGAAGGGCGCCCGCAAGAACACGGCGCCCGACGAGCCCACGGGCCCGGTCTGACGCGCCCCTCGGTCAGGCGTGACCGAGGGGGGGCAGCGTCCCGCGTTTCGTCGCGTGCAGCGCGTGGAGCGCCTCGGCCGCGTCGGCCTGGACGCGGAGGCTGCCGTGAGCACGGGGCCGCGCGCCAGGGTCCGGTTCCGACACCGTCGCTTCTCGCCCTCCTTCATGCGGGGTCGAGCCAGGCCAGCAGGATCTGGTCGGCCTCGTGGTGCGTGGTCCACATCAGCAGGCGCTCTCCGTGCCGCTGCATGCGGAGGTGCTTCACGTCGAACGGGAGCGCCTCGAGCAGCACGGACCACGCGCCGGTGGCGGGGTCGAAGACCTCCACCGAGCGCTCGGTCTGCATGCCGTCGTCGGTGCGCACGCTCCCGCCCGCGAGGTAGAGCCGCCCGTCGAGCGCGACCAGCTCCCCCCCGAGCCGTGCGCGGCGCGGGCACGCGACGGGGTCGAAGGACTGCGTCTCGAAGTCGAAGCGGAAGCAGTCCTCGACCAGCTCGAAGCCGTCGCGCATGCCGCCGAAGAGGTAGAGCTGGCCGTCGTGCACCGCGGCGGCGAAGTGACGGCGCGGGCCGGGCATGCGCGCGTCGATGGGGGCGAAGGGCGCCTCCGGGTCGTCGACGGGCGCGGCGAGGATGTCGGTGACGTGGTCGAACGCCGCCATGCCGCCGCGGGTCGGGTCGTAGCTCAGCCCGCCGAAGACGAAGAGCTGTCCGTCGTGCTCGACGAGCCCGAACTGGGTCCGGTCGCGGGGCAGGCCCGCGCGCTCCGTCCATCGCCCGTCGCGGAACGTGTACGCGTCGGCGAAGCTCACGGGGGCGTCCCCGTCGTGCCCGAAGCCGCCGACGCTCAGCCCGCCGGAGTCGGTCGAGATCGTCTGCATCGTCTGTCGCCGCGCCGGGTACGCGGGGCCCTCTCGCCACGAGAGGCTCGGGAGGTGGAGCTGCCAGCCCTCGGCCACGAAGTTCTCGGGCTCGAAGTCGTGCTGGCCGAGGCTGTCGTTGCCCCCGAAGAGGTAGAGCGTGTCGTCGAGGAGCAAGAATCCCTGACGGTTCTTGGCCTCCGCGGGAGAGGGGATGACGAGCGTCGAGAGGCGAGGGCCGGTGGGCGCGGTCGGGACGACCTCGACCACGCGAGTGCGACCCTCGGTGTGCATGCCGCCGATGCCGCCGAGCGCGACGAGCTCGGGCGCCGCGTCCTCGGTCTCGCGCGCCACGAGCTGGTGGAAGAAGCGCCCGAACGCCAGCCGCGCGACCGGGGTCCAGCCCGGCTCGCCGACGCGCCATCGATGGACGGTGCCTTCACGGCCGGAGGCGTAGACCGCGTCGCCGACGCCCGTCGCCGCGAGCCCGAACGCGGCGCCGTCGATCTCGCCCGGGAAGTCCGGGCCGCGAGACCAGGTCTCCGTCGCGGGATCGAGCACGTCCACGCGGGGCGAGACCTCGCCCGCTTCGGTGAGCCCGCCGAGGACGACGAGGCGCCGCCCCGCCGCCGCGACCGCGAGCGCGCGCCGCGCGAAGGGCGCCTCGATGCGCCGCCAAGCGGTCGGAGCCGTCAGATCGAGCGCGAGCACGTCGTGGGCGAAGGCGCCGCTCGCGGCGTCGCCGTCCAGGCGCCAGCCGCCCGCCAGGAAGACGGTGTCGCCGATGCGCGCCGCCTCGTGCGACGAGCGACCCTCGGGGAGCGAGGGCAGCGC from Sandaracinaceae bacterium includes the following:
- the rimK gene encoding 30S ribosomal protein S6--L-glutamate ligase — translated: MKLVILSRARHSYSTRRLREAALSRGHQVRVLDTLRFSMAVEEGHPQLFYRDRPLSRYDAVIPRVGASVTFYGTAVVRQFEQMGVFTLSSSHAISVSRDKLRSLQVLSRHNIGIPPTVFVRDRQSVIPAIERLGGAPVIVKVLEGTQGVGVILADTMKVAQAIIETLHGAKQNVLIQKFVRESRGRDIRAFVVGGHVIAAMRRVAQGDEFRSNVHRGGRTEAVQLDPEYERTAIHAAQIMGLRVAGVDMLESDEGPQVMEVNSSPGLEGIEKATQVDVAGRIVEHIEDQFLLPEIDIKQRLTLDKGYGVAEFDLHASSELAGKSLRELALGDRDVTVLSVQRGSVVIPNPRGDQKLLRGDHVVCYGKLLALKQLIPRDAKGRRAGKKKGARKNTAPDEPTGPV